Below is a genomic region from Vibrio mimicus.
CAATCTCATACCCAGTTAGGCGGTAGATACACTGATATAACGCATCAACTGGGCCATTACCAACAGCGGCTTCGCATTTTTCTTCATCTCCGCACAGGAGTTTGATACTGGTGGTGGCCATCACGCTGCCGGATTGCACGCTCAAGTAGTTGAGTTTGTAGAAGTCATCTTCTTCACGCAAATTGGAGAAATGCATCAAGGCTTCTAAGTCATAATCAAATACCTGACCTTTACGATCCGCCAGCTTCAAGAAGTCCTCATACAAAGCATCCAAGTTGTATTCGTTTTCGTTGTAACCCATCGAGTCCATATGGCTTTTCACTGCAGCACGACCACTACGACTAGTGAGGTTCAGCGCTTGGTTTTTCAGGCCAATCGATTCGGGAGTCATGATTTCGTAGGTGTTTTTGTTTTTGAGCATGCCATCTTGGTGAATGCCCGAAGAGTGGCTAAAGGCATTGGCCCCCACAATTGCCTTGTTGCTTTGGATCGGCATATTGCAAAGCTGACTGACTAGCTTGCTGGTGCGGCTGATCTCTTCATATTTAATACCTGTAGTCACGCCTAAAAACTCTTGGCGAGTTTTGATGATCATCGCGATCTCTTCCAGTGCGCAGTTACCTGCACGTTCGCCGATACCATTGATGGTGCCTTCAACTTGACGAGCTCCTGCTTGAACGGCGGCAATTGAGTTTGCCACCGACATGCCCAAATCATCATGACAATGGACGGAGATAATCGCTTTATCGATATTTGGCACGCGGTTAAACAGTGTCTGAATGATGCCGCCAAATTCGCTTGGGATTGTGTAGCCGACGGTATCTGGAATATTGATGGTGCGTGCGCCCGCATTGATAGCGGCTTCAACCATACGACAAAGGTTGTCGATAGGTGTGCGTCCTGCGTCTTCACACGAAAACTCCACATCATCCGTGTATTGGCGAGCGTGTTTCACCGCTTTGACTGCCATTTCTACGACGTCATCGTAGCTACGGCGCAATTTGTCTTGCACATGGATAGTTGAAGTAGAAATGAAAGTATGAATACGGAAAGCTTCGGCAACTTTCAATGCTTCTGCCGCGGCATCGATGTCTTTCGCAACGGCTCGCGAAAGGGCGCAGACACGGCTGTTTTTGATGTGTTTAGCAATGGTTTGTACCGATTCAAAGTCACCAGGGGAAGACACAGGGAAACCCGCCTCGATGATATCTACCCCTAAGCGCTCCAGTGCGTAGGCGATTTGTAGCTTCTCTTTTACCGTCAGGCTAGCAGACAACGCCTGCTCACCATCGCGCAATGTGGTATCGAATATAATCACCTGATCGTTCATGTTTGCTTCCTCGCACTAGAGTTAACGACTAACTTCCTGAATATTGTTGTAAAAATCGGCTATAAAAAAACCCGCATCGGCTGCGGGTTTTTTATCTTGTGTGGTGTTTTTCGTCCACAACCTACCCGCGTGATGGTTCCACGATCAGTAGTAGGCCTAGCAGGAGAGAAAAACGCATTGTCATCATTAACAATCCACCAAATTAAGTTAACAGATTAGTACCGTACTCGACACAATGCGTCAACCCCCAAGTTGGTTTTTTATTCATATTGCTAAGTATTTGTGCGATATGTTGAGTCAGTCGCCGTGCGTGATTTGAGAGGGGATGGATCCACAACTATGCAAAATTGCCTACCTAAGCTTGATGATTTTTCCTTTTATTGCACAAAATCCATGGAGAACTGTCGCAGGCGCTTCTAGAGAAGTTAGTGTAATGGAGCAAGGTTTGATTTACTGCTTAGCTATCCCCTGTCTACGTGTCACCATTTCGACAAACAATTTTCACCAGATTGTCATTTGCTCCCGATAAGCTCAAAGCATCTCCTCATCGGTAAAAAGGATGTGTGATGCGAGTGATACAACCTATCGCTAAATTGGATTTAGCCTTTTCATTATTTTGCTTACAACACCGTTACAACATGCCAGTCGCAAGGCTCAGCAAATCGATTTCACATACGGGAGATGGACATCTTTATGCTGTTATGGGGCTACTCGCTTGGGGGTTAGATAGTGCCCATGGGCTGACTTTTCTGACGCTCGGCCTTCTATCCTTTGCAATTGAGCTGCCGATTTATTGGGTGTTGAAAAATAGCTTTCAGCGCCGTCGTCCGCAAGAGTTCTCATCGTTAGTAACCGCTTACATAACGCCTAGTGACCGTTACAGCTTGCCTTCTGGGCATACTGCTGCGGCTTTCGTGATGGCGACTCTGATTGGTTATATCTATCCTCATTGGTACGCACTCGCCATAAGCTGGGCTGGGTTAATTGGTTTTGCGAGAGTTTTGTTGGGTGTTCATTTTATGAGTGATGTTCTTGCCGGAGCGTTACTTGGGATTGGTAGTGCGACTTATGCGATCACTGTTGTGGAGAAAGCCATTTGAAAATTCTTTATGGAGTGCAAGGAACGGGGAATGGGCACATTGCGCGTTCAAGAGCCATGTGTGCGGCTCTTAAGCAACAACATGTTGAAGTCGATTATCTTTTTTCTGGGCGGGCTGCCGCGAACTATTTTTCGATGGAATGCTTTGGTGATTTCCAAACACGA
It encodes:
- the leuA gene encoding 2-isopropylmalate synthase, with product MNDQVIIFDTTLRDGEQALSASLTVKEKLQIAYALERLGVDIIEAGFPVSSPGDFESVQTIAKHIKNSRVCALSRAVAKDIDAAAEALKVAEAFRIHTFISTSTIHVQDKLRRSYDDVVEMAVKAVKHARQYTDDVEFSCEDAGRTPIDNLCRMVEAAINAGARTINIPDTVGYTIPSEFGGIIQTLFNRVPNIDKAIISVHCHDDLGMSVANSIAAVQAGARQVEGTINGIGERAGNCALEEIAMIIKTRQEFLGVTTGIKYEEISRTSKLVSQLCNMPIQSNKAIVGANAFSHSSGIHQDGMLKNKNTYEIMTPESIGLKNQALNLTSRSGRAAVKSHMDSMGYNENEYNLDALYEDFLKLADRKGQVFDYDLEALMHFSNLREEDDFYKLNYLSVQSGSVMATTSIKLLCGDEEKCEAAVGNGPVDALYQCIYRLTGYEIVLDKFDLTAKGEGEDGLGQADIIANYKGRKYHGTGVSTDIVEASGQALLHVINSIHRADQIAQIKQKKSVATV
- a CDS encoding phosphatase PAP2 family protein codes for the protein MRVIQPIAKLDLAFSLFCLQHRYNMPVARLSKSISHTGDGHLYAVMGLLAWGLDSAHGLTFLTLGLLSFAIELPIYWVLKNSFQRRRPQEFSSLVTAYITPSDRYSLPSGHTAAAFVMATLIGYIYPHWYALAISWAGLIGFARVLLGVHFMSDVLAGALLGIGSATYAITVVEKAI